From Phocoena phocoena chromosome 16, mPhoPho1.1, whole genome shotgun sequence, a single genomic window includes:
- the LOC136136040 gene encoding LOW QUALITY PROTEIN: cytoplasmic polyadenylated homeobox-like protein 2 (The sequence of the model RefSeq protein was modified relative to this genomic sequence to represent the inferred CDS: deleted 1 base in 1 codon) translates to MTSEALLGRADSPSLETQGVPSQQDGSCDTLVPGIKKEPSYALEYQGDVGSKLGPAYPFASYKSALLLHPPTSSPLCSQLQHVPRQIMVRSLPMPLGQDIQQGAASNPVPKCSSFGMKGLQRSTAGTKNVALGNDSKLLK, encoded by the exons ATGACTTCC GAGGCTCTGCTGGGTAGAGCTGACTCTCCTTCTCTGGAGACACAGGGAGTTCCCAGTCAACAGGATGGCTCGTGTGACACTCTGGTCCCAGGTATTAAAAAGGAACCAAGCTATGCTTTGGAGTACCAAGGTGACGTGGGAAGTAAACTTGGTCCTGCCTATCCATTTGCCAGCTACAAATCGGCACTCCTTCTTCATCCTCCTACATCTTCT CCTCTCTGTTCTCAGCTTCAGCATGTACCTCGGCAAATAATGGTCAGGTCTCTGCCAATGCCTCTTGGGCAAGATATACAGCAAGGAGCTGCA AGCAACCCAGTTCCCAAATGCAGCAGCTTTGGAATGAAGGGTCTACAAAGGTCAACTGCTGGGACCAAGAATGTGGCTCTAGGAAATGATTCTAAGCTGCTGAAATAA
- the TMEM254 gene encoding transmembrane protein 254, with product MGKAGGDETYFQRSSLFWVTVITLSFGYYTWVIFWPEAIPYQSLGPLGPFTQYLLEHHHTLLHSWYWLAWLIHVGESLYAIVLCKSKGITNSWTQLLWFLQTFLFGMASLYYLIDYRPRRHKQT from the exons atggggaaggcaggaggagatgAGACGTACTTCCAGAGGAGCAGTCTGTTCTGGGTCACCGTCATCACCCTCTCCTTTGGCTATTACACG TGGGTGATCTTCTGGCCTGAGGCTATTCCTTATCAGAGCCTAGGGCCGCTGGGCCCCTTCACTCAGTACTTGCTGGAGCATCATCACACCCTCCTGCACAGCTG GTATTGGCTTGCGTGGCTGATTCACGTGGGAGAGTCCTTGTATGCCATTGTATTGTGCAA gtCTAAAGGCATCACGAATAGTTGGACTCAACTCCTCTGGTTCCTGCAGACGTTCCTTTTTGGGATGGCATCTCTCTATTACTTGATTGATTACAGACCGAGACGCcataaacaaacttaa